The following proteins are encoded in a genomic region of Nicotiana sylvestris chromosome 4, ASM39365v2, whole genome shotgun sequence:
- the LOC104237036 gene encoding uncharacterized protein produces MSGASLDTDHPTDEGKIKTAALEDVKLEEEVKSATIEEVKEDGPLFQCNLCDAEMVQKVADEFLPGLASACIDNTTGGLLNSPASVAVNIRREMVDYLVRRSEMFVAESVVLEGDAVTEVLSDNPHDIISDFIDDFGQSKRNFFSRVSAWLLSERREERIDDFVQEMEVNGFWLMERRIAVAQTLIRNIDFKGNYHCNMKFKSEEEVSEHIAMCSFRELNCENEGCNARFSAAQLELHDSTCPFKTLQCEQKCPETLMRREMDRHCITVCPMKLVNCPFYPVGCVSTIPQCTTDQHRLENLQSHLICILKLIHKDASFEALKKRTEQLLEASSPGRLATARDARSLTVAIKSIDTKLGPLEVEEDTEVNAEGAELNDEKEDITDLSTKKNCSMDLSHNEERSSDLSKSQNDSTASHNKIESIVNPENVVEPTVQMDSSTNEHCENAVKNRSPGPLTENKVSKSPEKSGESLSTSKEHQDFTTSAHKLESSKSKETPKSPKKHQVVPAFEDKKE; encoded by the exons ATGTCGGGAGCTTCTTTGGACACGGATCATCCTACAGATGAAGGGAAAATCAAAACAGCAGCACTTGAAGACGTGAAATTGGAGGAGGAAGTCAAATCAGCGACAATTGAGGAAGTGAAAGAGGACGGTCCACTCTTCCAATGTAATCTATGTGATGCAGAAATGGTTCAGAAGGTAGCGGACGAATTCCTTCCAGGATTAGCCTCAGCCTGTATTGACAACACGACTGGCGGTCTATTGAATAGCCCCGCTTCTGTTGCTGTTAATATTAGaagagaaatggtggactatctTGTCCGGAGAAGCGAGATGTTTGTTGCTGAATCTGTTGTCTTAGAAGGTGACGCGGTTACTGAAGTACTGTCGGATAATCCTCATGATATTATATCagattttattgatgattttgggCAGTCTAAGAGGAATTTTTTCAGCAGAGTATCAGCATGGTTGCTAAGTGAAAGGAGAGAGGAAAGGATAGACGATTTCGTACAAGAAATGGAAGTAAACGGCTTTTGGTTGATGGAAAGGCGGATAGCAGTGGCGCAAACATTGATAAGGAATATTGACTTTAAGGGCAATTACCACTGCAATATGAAGTTTAAATCTGAAGAAGAGGTTTCAGAACATATCGCCATGTGCAGTTTCAGGGAATTGAACTGTGAAAATGAGGGATGTAATGCGCGATTTAGTGCAGCTCAGTTGGAACTGCACGACTCGACttgtccttttaaaacacttCAATGTGAGCAGAAATGCCCGGAAACGCTCATGAGGCGCGAAATGGACAGGCATTGTATAACTGTATGTCCAATGAAACTTGTTAACTGCCCTTTCTATCCAGTAGGATGTGTATCTACTATTCCTCAATGCACAACGGACCAACATCGTCTCGAGAATCTGCAGTCGCACTTAATCTGCATCTTAAAACTTATTCACAAGGATGCATCTTTTGAGGCTTTGAAGAAAAGGACTGAACAATTGTTGGAG GCATCGTCACCTGGACGGCTGGCAACTGCTCGTGATGCAAGATCATTAACTGTCGCGATCAAGAGTATTGACACAAAGCTCGGACCCTTAGAAGTTGAAGAAGATACAGAGGTCAATGCCGAGGGTGCTGAGTTGAACGACGAAAAAGAAGACATCACTGATCTATCTACCAAGAAAAATTGTTCTATGGACTTGTCTCATAATGAAGAGCGGTCTTCTGACTTATCAAAGAGTCAGAATGATTCCACAGCTTCACACAACAAAATAGAGTCAATTGTCAATCCAGAGAATGTCGTGGAACCGACAGTTCAAATGGATTCATCAACTAATGAACACTGTGAGAATGCAGTTAAAAATAGGAGCCCGGGACCTCTAACAGAAAATAAGGTCTCGAAATCACCTGAAAAAAGTGGAGAGTCTCTGAGCACATCCAAAGAACATCAAGATTTCACAACTTCAGCACACAAATTAGAGTCATCCAAAAGTAAAGAgactcccaaatcgcccaagaagCATCAGGTCGTACCAGCTTTTGAAGACAAAAAAGAGTGA